The proteins below come from a single Iocasia fonsfrigidae genomic window:
- a CDS encoding PspC domain-containing protein, whose protein sequence is MAKKIYRSREDRIIGGVCGGIADYLALDPTWVRLALLVLFFTRGVGVMIYLLAWIIIPEKPEFNSQNEENFAEGDNHDDYVNVSTDGIQHKENNKRLLGILLMLIGLFFLLDNWLPYINWERFWPVIIIAAGIVLLIKGVREK, encoded by the coding sequence GTGGCAAAGAAAATATATCGTTCTAGAGAAGATAGAATTATAGGGGGTGTTTGTGGAGGTATAGCAGATTATTTAGCTCTTGATCCAACATGGGTGAGGTTGGCCCTCCTGGTTCTTTTCTTTACAAGGGGAGTTGGCGTAATGATTTATTTGTTGGCCTGGATAATAATACCAGAAAAACCAGAATTCAATTCTCAAAATGAAGAGAATTTTGCTGAAGGGGATAATCATGATGATTATGTAAATGTTTCTACTGATGGAATCCAACATAAAGAGAATAATAAGCGTTTGCTGGGGATTTTACTGATGCTAATCGGCCTGTTTTTTCTACTGGATAACTGGCTGCCATATATAAACTGGGAAAGGTTCTGGCCAGTAATTATAATAGCGGCTGGTATTGTTTTGCTGATAAAGGGGGTTAGAGAGAAGTGA
- the phoU gene encoding phosphate signaling complex protein PhoU: MRKSFHESIKEIKKDLLKMGSMVEMAIHKSIESLKEGDLEMAANVIKKDDKIDDFETALEEKCTKLIALQQPVASDLRVIIVISKLVTDLERIGDYGSNIANQVLDIADEPLVKPLIDIPRMTEIVTRRLRESLDAFINMDIEQAKRVAREDEEIDVLDKQIMRELITFMLEDPSTIKQATSLMFISRFLERIGDHSTNVCERVIYMVSGVRENY, encoded by the coding sequence ATGCGAAAGAGTTTTCATGAATCAATTAAAGAGATTAAAAAAGACCTTCTCAAGATGGGAAGTATGGTGGAAATGGCCATCCATAAAAGTATTGAATCCCTGAAAGAGGGAGATCTGGAGATGGCTGCTAATGTAATAAAAAAGGATGATAAAATAGATGATTTTGAGACAGCACTTGAAGAAAAATGCACTAAATTAATTGCCCTGCAGCAGCCAGTGGCTAGTGATCTCAGGGTTATTATTGTAATCTCTAAACTGGTAACTGATCTGGAGAGGATTGGGGACTATGGCTCTAATATAGCCAATCAGGTACTGGATATAGCTGACGAACCACTTGTGAAGCCATTGATAGATATCCCTCGTATGACTGAGATTGTTACCCGGAGACTGCGTGAGAGTCTAGATGCCTTTATAAACATGGATATTGAACAAGCTAAAAGGGTTGCCCGGGAAGATGAAGAAATTGATGTTTTGGATAAACAAATTATGAGAGAACTGATTACTTTTATGTTAGAAGATCCATCAACTATTAAACAGGCTACTTCCTTAATGTTCATTAGCCGCTTTCTGGAGAGAATAGGTGATCATTCAACAAATGTTTGTGAGCGAGTAATATATATGGTAAGTGGTGTCAGAGAGAATTATTAA
- the pstB gene encoding phosphate ABC transporter ATP-binding protein PstB yields the protein MAKNKMRVRNLDFYYGNFQALKDINLTIKENKVTALIGPSGCGKSTFLRILNRMNDLIEGSCVEGEILLDGKDIYSKEMDVVELRKKVGMVFQQPNPFPKTIYDNVAYGPRVHGLKNKGELDRLVEESLKGAALWDDVKDRLHESGLSISGGQQQRLCIARALAVKPEVLLMDEPASALDPVATAKIEELIDILKQDYTIVIVTHSMQQAARVSDNTAFFLMGEVIEYDKTEKIFENPSDQRTEDYITGRFG from the coding sequence ATGGCTAAGAATAAAATGAGGGTTAGAAACCTTGATTTCTATTATGGAAATTTCCAGGCCCTAAAAGATATTAACTTAACTATAAAAGAGAATAAGGTTACTGCTTTGATTGGTCCATCCGGGTGTGGCAAATCTACTTTTCTACGGATACTTAACCGCATGAATGACTTAATTGAGGGTAGTTGTGTAGAAGGGGAGATACTTCTGGATGGAAAAGATATTTATAGTAAGGAAATGGATGTAGTTGAATTAAGAAAAAAGGTAGGTATGGTTTTTCAACAACCGAACCCCTTTCCCAAAACTATCTATGATAATGTGGCCTATGGTCCCAGGGTTCATGGCCTGAAAAACAAAGGTGAACTGGATAGATTAGTAGAGGAGAGCCTTAAGGGGGCTGCTCTCTGGGATGATGTTAAAGATAGATTACATGAGTCTGGTCTTAGTATTTCTGGTGGACAGCAGCAGAGGTTATGTATTGCCAGGGCCCTGGCAGTAAAACCAGAGGTCTTGCTTATGGATGAGCCAGCCTCAGCTCTTGATCCGGTGGCAACAGCTAAAATTGAAGAATTAATTGATATTCTAAAACAGGATTATACGATTGTGATTGTTACCCATAGTATGCAGCAAGCGGCCAGGGTGTCAGATAATACTGCGTTTTTTTTGATGGGAGAAGTAATTGAATATGATAAAACAGAGAAAATATTTGAGAATCCGTCCGATCAGAGGACAGAAGATTATATAACCGGTAGGTTTGGTTAA
- a CDS encoding EAL domain-containing protein: MIIINSVMFDFNLQELNNIIENKKIRTLFQPIVNIKNGRILGYEALSRGPAGTNLENPIRLFDSAKKHGKLFLLESICREKALKRAHIFAGEYKLFINIDPHVIYDTNFQRGTTRQLLKHLSLSQQNIVIEITERTSINDFNTFKKVLKHYRRQGYRIALDDTGAGYSGLQSLVSIAFDYIKIDRSLISDIDRDKVKQALLESLVQFGHKISSSLIAEGVERKEELDALNKLGVDYVQGYYIARPAEKICKRVFNLF; the protein is encoded by the coding sequence GTGATTATAATTAATTCAGTAATGTTTGATTTTAATTTGCAGGAACTAAATAATATTATTGAAAACAAAAAAATTAGAACCCTTTTTCAGCCTATTGTCAATATAAAAAACGGTAGGATACTGGGTTATGAAGCTTTAAGTCGTGGTCCGGCAGGTACTAATTTGGAAAACCCTATCCGGCTTTTTGATTCTGCAAAAAAACATGGTAAATTATTTTTGCTGGAAAGTATCTGTCGTGAAAAGGCATTGAAAAGGGCCCATATTTTTGCTGGAGAATATAAACTATTTATAAATATAGATCCCCATGTTATCTATGATACTAATTTTCAGAGGGGAACTACCAGGCAGCTTTTAAAACATTTATCACTTTCTCAACAAAATATTGTAATAGAGATAACAGAAAGGACATCTATTAATGATTTTAACACCTTTAAAAAAGTACTTAAACATTATCGACGGCAGGGGTATCGTATTGCCCTGGATGATACAGGAGCAGGTTACTCAGGGTTGCAGTCACTGGTTTCTATAGCATTTGATTATATCAAAATAGATCGTTCTCTAATAAGTGATATTGATAGAGATAAGGTTAAACAGGCCCTTTTAGAGTCGCTTGTCCAATTTGGCCATAAAATAAGCTCAAGTCTAATTGCTGAAGGTGTTGAAAGAAAGGAAGAATTAGATGCCTTAAATAAACTGGGAGTAGATTATGTTCAGGGTTATTATATTGCTAGACCAGCGGAAAAAATATGTAAAAGGGTATTTAATCTATTTTAG
- a CDS encoding YibE/F family protein: MRNIKLSLVFLLLFLAVIGLFLGEMKNSNIERQALIKAKVIETDDSDVIQSSIARIGMQELTVKILEDKHQGEQVVAYNTLQGKPSLDNYYNVGDTILVALQEQDNKLVNANAVDMYRNSWEIILFVLFVLLLIIYAKSIGIKAIFSFIASLYIIWKFLIPGLLAGYNPMLFSTLILLILSAIILFSIAGFTKKGLASFIGTVVGLMAASGIAVIFGNKMSLQGMTVPYAETLLFSGNIGLDMKHIFYAAIVIGASGAAMDIAMDISASMEEIKIKKPDIELWELVRSGFNVGRAVIGTMTTTLLLAYSGGYLTLMMLFLSQNTSYTRMLNYKVVAAELLRIVTGSIGLVLVAPITAIVAGWIYTVELRDIKVKKMISDFSKNYKVK; this comes from the coding sequence ATGAGGAATATAAAGTTATCACTTGTATTTTTGTTATTATTTTTGGCAGTAATAGGTCTATTTTTGGGGGAAATGAAAAACAGTAATATTGAACGGCAGGCTTTAATTAAGGCAAAAGTAATAGAGACTGATGATAGTGATGTTATTCAGTCCAGTATTGCCAGAATTGGCATGCAGGAATTAACTGTCAAAATACTGGAAGACAAACACCAGGGAGAACAGGTTGTAGCTTATAATACTTTACAGGGAAAACCTTCCTTAGATAATTATTATAATGTAGGAGATACAATATTAGTTGCTTTACAGGAACAAGATAATAAATTAGTTAATGCCAATGCTGTGGATATGTATAGAAACAGTTGGGAGATTATTCTGTTTGTTCTTTTTGTTTTATTATTAATTATTTATGCTAAAAGCATTGGTATAAAGGCTATTTTTTCTTTTATAGCTAGCCTCTATATAATCTGGAAATTTCTAATTCCAGGTTTACTGGCTGGATATAATCCGATGTTGTTTTCAACTCTAATATTGTTAATACTGTCTGCTATAATATTGTTTTCTATTGCTGGTTTTACTAAAAAAGGTCTAGCATCATTTATTGGGACAGTAGTTGGTCTAATGGCAGCAAGTGGTATTGCTGTTATCTTTGGTAATAAAATGAGCCTACAGGGAATGACTGTTCCTTATGCTGAGACACTATTATTTAGTGGCAATATTGGTTTAGATATGAAACATATTTTTTATGCAGCTATTGTTATTGGTGCCTCAGGTGCGGCCATGGATATTGCCATGGATATTTCAGCATCTATGGAAGAAATTAAAATTAAAAAACCTGATATTGAGTTATGGGAACTGGTTCGTTCTGGATTTAATGTCGGAAGGGCAGTTATAGGTACAATGACAACAACATTATTATTAGCATATTCAGGTGGTTATCTAACTTTAATGATGCTTTTTCTATCCCAAAACACCAGTTATACTAGAATGTTAAATTATAAAGTAGTGGCAGCAGAATTGCTAAGAATTGTAACTGGTAGTATAGGTTTAGTGCTTGTTGCACCGATAACTGCTATTGTAGCAGGCTGGATTTATACTGTTGAATTAAGAGATATAAAAGTGAAAAAGATGATTAGTGATTTTAGTAAAAATTATAAAGTTAAGTAA
- a CDS encoding alkaline phosphatase — protein sequence MYSKKLPKICIVLLTLLISLTVVTNVVGAQSPKYVFYFIGDGMGASQRQAAEYYLQAVERDENTRLMMNQLPVVGINTTHSADSLITDSAAAGTALACGYKTNNGIIAMLPDGTPVKTLLEAAEEKGMATGLISTTRVTHATVAVFASHNINRNAENEIAYDYLDSGVDFLVGGGYRHFVPQDWEWGKSKRKDDINVAQRFYEEGYNIFLTEDDTAKFRSFEPKGKEKVFAALTYSHMPYELDRIDSEVPSIAELTAKGIAVLEKYDDGFFMMIEGGRIDHACHANDPAGSIYDTLIFDEAVATAYDFYQAHPDETLIIVAADHETGGFGLGFGTNYFLKMEPLMAVKASTADILQSKYNGNRSQFFDFIAANYGLVDLSVGEKSAIEKAMDMVDTGIEDKAKRYGGYDPVAIEVTHIISERANMNWTTYAHSGTVVPLSAVGVKAEQLGGFKDDTEVAKAIANVVGLNLN from the coding sequence TTGTACAGTAAAAAATTACCAAAAATATGCATTGTTTTGTTAACTCTATTGATTAGTTTAACAGTAGTAACTAATGTAGTAGGTGCCCAATCACCAAAATATGTATTTTATTTTATCGGTGATGGTATGGGGGCTTCTCAAAGACAGGCTGCCGAGTATTATTTGCAGGCGGTAGAAAGAGATGAAAATACCAGGTTAATGATGAATCAATTGCCAGTGGTAGGGATCAATACTACTCATTCTGCTGACTCATTGATAACAGATTCAGCTGCTGCTGGGACGGCTTTAGCATGTGGATATAAAACTAATAATGGGATAATTGCTATGCTTCCTGATGGGACTCCAGTAAAAACCCTTTTAGAGGCAGCTGAAGAAAAGGGAATGGCCACAGGTCTTATTAGTACAACTAGGGTAACACATGCAACTGTTGCTGTTTTTGCATCTCATAATATTAATAGAAATGCTGAAAATGAGATAGCTTATGATTATTTAGATAGTGGAGTAGACTTTTTAGTTGGTGGGGGATATCGGCATTTTGTACCTCAGGACTGGGAGTGGGGCAAATCTAAAAGGAAAGATGATATTAATGTGGCACAAAGATTCTATGAAGAAGGGTATAATATTTTCTTGACTGAAGATGATACAGCTAAATTCAGGTCTTTTGAACCTAAAGGAAAAGAAAAGGTATTTGCAGCCCTTACATATAGTCACATGCCATATGAACTTGATAGAATAGATAGTGAGGTACCAAGTATTGCTGAGTTAACAGCTAAAGGTATTGCTGTACTTGAAAAGTATGACGATGGATTTTTTATGATGATAGAGGGTGGGAGAATTGACCATGCCTGTCATGCTAATGACCCGGCAGGTAGTATTTATGATACACTTATATTTGATGAAGCAGTAGCAACAGCCTATGACTTCTATCAGGCTCATCCTGATGAGACCTTGATTATTGTAGCAGCTGACCATGAAACAGGTGGTTTTGGATTGGGTTTTGGCACAAATTATTTTCTTAAAATGGAGCCATTAATGGCTGTAAAAGCCAGTACTGCAGATATACTACAGAGTAAATATAATGGGAACAGGAGTCAGTTCTTTGATTTTATAGCAGCAAACTACGGTCTGGTGGATTTATCTGTTGGGGAAAAGTCGGCTATTGAAAAGGCTATGGATATGGTTGATACCGGGATAGAAGATAAAGCGAAGCGATATGGTGGTTATGATCCAGTGGCTATTGAGGTTACCCACATAATATCTGAAAGGGCCAATATGAACTGGACAACATATGCCCACTCTGGTACAGTTGTTCCTTTGTCGGCTGTGGGAGTTAAGGCAGAGCAACTGGGTGGTTTTAAAGATGATACAGAGGTTGCCAAAGCTATTGCTAATGTTGTTGGCCTTAATTTAAACTAA
- a CDS encoding methyl-accepting chemotaxis protein, which yields MIKKKNPLIRISDLKSSIAAKVIIIVAITMLISFFLLGWSINRSISVKLTDLTEQSNMEIAKILNKEIASFLDEAEGAVLRLSKDYGLRSNDQVKIVAKSKFSSELEENNYFQSIYYVSSDDKIVIPERKLADYNYQEEKWFQLAKESNKPVWTTSSKKINEANYTLSLAVPVYDYTDKFMGVLGADISLESLTSILNWNIGKNGCVSLIDSQGKVITISEKEGEQAGTVLSLDTDLNQIYQNELHHGIYRYKNEEYLMSFQPLKKINAAVITMIPFAEAYEAKKVVRMQIFIFALIVLLVMTVTITMIIDYQLIKPLLIIKDRMQEVAAGNLRGRIEFKRQDEIGKLAVTFNRMVRQLKGIITGIHNTAGKVSVTSLNMKNIFQEISTASEAISISTENVSAGTEEQAANIDNVNNEIKKQAGSLNKLAVSNKRVENLTEKMNQAAATGQNEVERVSKQMNNISKAIIDVAEGIKNLQRSSDEIDDILTLINSISKQTNLLALNAAIEAARAGEAGKGFSVVADEIRQLAEESSKSSDRIKGLIDEIKDETKTASQKMAQGNREVSDGAEIAQGAFESFKRIEEAIKDLTEGIYISSAAVAESTENSNMIVSNIENIAIIAEETSASADEVTVTSQEQTSNVQEISVYANELADLSCDLENMVKSFSFQD from the coding sequence ATGATAAAAAAAAAGAATCCCTTAATAAGAATATCTGATTTAAAAAGCAGTATTGCTGCCAAAGTAATAATTATTGTTGCTATAACAATGCTTATTTCTTTTTTTTTGTTAGGATGGAGTATTAATAGGTCAATATCAGTTAAACTTACTGATTTAACAGAGCAGAGCAATATGGAGATTGCCAAGATATTAAACAAGGAAATAGCTTCTTTTTTAGATGAGGCAGAAGGTGCTGTATTAAGACTTTCAAAGGATTATGGACTCCGCTCTAATGATCAGGTAAAGATAGTTGCCAAAAGTAAATTTAGTAGTGAATTAGAGGAAAACAATTATTTTCAATCTATTTATTATGTTTCTAGTGACGATAAGATAGTAATTCCTGAAAGAAAGTTAGCTGATTATAATTATCAAGAGGAAAAATGGTTTCAGTTAGCAAAAGAAAGCAATAAACCAGTCTGGACTACATCAAGCAAAAAAATAAATGAAGCTAATTATACCCTCTCTCTGGCCGTTCCTGTCTACGATTATACAGATAAATTTATGGGTGTACTAGGTGCAGATATATCTCTGGAGAGTTTAACTAGTATCTTAAATTGGAATATTGGCAAAAATGGTTGTGTTTCATTAATTGATAGCCAGGGTAAAGTAATTACGATTTCAGAGAAGGAAGGGGAACAAGCCGGGACGGTCTTATCCCTTGATACAGATTTAAATCAAATATATCAAAATGAACTCCATCATGGTATTTATCGATATAAAAATGAGGAGTATTTAATGTCATTTCAGCCTTTAAAAAAAATAAATGCAGCTGTAATAACAATGATTCCTTTTGCTGAGGCATATGAAGCAAAAAAAGTAGTTAGAATGCAAATTTTTATCTTTGCATTAATCGTTTTGTTAGTTATGACCGTAACGATTACTATGATTATTGATTATCAACTTATAAAACCCTTATTAATAATTAAGGATAGGATGCAGGAGGTTGCTGCTGGTAATTTAAGGGGAAGGATAGAATTTAAAAGACAGGATGAAATTGGTAAATTAGCAGTGACTTTTAACCGTATGGTTAGACAGTTAAAGGGGATTATTACAGGTATACATAATACTGCTGGAAAGGTATCTGTTACATCGCTTAATATGAAGAATATTTTTCAGGAAATAAGTACTGCTTCTGAGGCTATTAGTATTTCTACAGAAAATGTGTCGGCTGGTACCGAAGAACAGGCAGCTAATATTGATAATGTAAATAATGAAATCAAGAAACAGGCTGGCTCTTTAAATAAATTAGCAGTATCTAATAAAAGAGTAGAAAATTTAACGGAGAAAATGAATCAGGCAGCTGCTACCGGGCAGAATGAAGTTGAAAGGGTTAGTAAACAAATGAATAATATTAGTAAGGCTATTATTGATGTTGCTGAAGGAATAAAAAACCTTCAAAGGAGTTCTGATGAGATTGATGATATCCTTACTTTAATTAATAGTATATCCAAACAAACTAATTTACTGGCTTTAAATGCAGCTATTGAAGCTGCCCGTGCCGGAGAAGCAGGTAAGGGCTTTAGTGTAGTAGCAGATGAAATACGACAGTTAGCTGAAGAGTCATCTAAGTCATCTGATCGAATAAAGGGATTAATTGATGAGATAAAAGATGAAACAAAAACTGCCAGTCAAAAAATGGCTCAGGGAAATAGAGAGGTGAGTGATGGTGCTGAGATTGCACAAGGGGCTTTTGAATCATTTAAAAGGATTGAAGAGGCTATTAAAGATTTGACTGAAGGTATTTACATATCAAGTGCTGCTGTAGCAGAATCCACAGAAAATAGTAATATGATAGTAAGTAATATAGAGAATATTGCTATTATTGCTGAAGAAACTTCTGCCAGTGCAGATGAAGTTACTGTAACAAGCCAAGAGCAGACCTCAAATGTACAGGAAATAAGTGTTTATGCTAATGAGCTTGCTGACCTTTCCTGTGACCTTGAAAATATGGTTAAAAGCTTTTCCTTTCAGGATTAA
- the pstA gene encoding phosphate ABC transporter permease PstA, with translation MTKGQLRKRHLIQQLVFSVFAVTLLFTIAALFSIIYFIFSRGMSVVNWSFISTMPRMGMSEGGILPALLGSFYLVTGSILIASPLGVFAAIYLTEYAHQGKLLRFIRIGINNLAGVPSVVFGLFGLAIFVKYFGFGVSILSGSATLAIVILPTIIRASEEALLAVPDEYRHASLAMGATPWQTVKKVTLPAAMPGILTGVILGVGRVAGETAPIIFTAATFFSIKLPSSIFSEVMALPYHIYALVTAGTMPHKQTALAYGTAVVLLGLVLFINLIAIVLRIRYSNKIKK, from the coding sequence ATGACAAAAGGACAATTAAGAAAAAGGCATTTAATACAGCAATTAGTCTTCAGTGTTTTTGCTGTAACTTTACTTTTTACAATAGCAGCCTTATTTTCAATAATTTACTTTATTTTTAGCAGAGGAATGAGTGTAGTTAACTGGAGTTTTATTTCCACTATGCCCCGTATGGGGATGAGTGAGGGAGGCATATTACCAGCTCTACTGGGTTCATTTTATCTGGTAACTGGCTCGATTTTGATAGCTTCTCCACTGGGTGTTTTTGCAGCGATTTATCTGACAGAATATGCCCATCAGGGGAAATTACTACGTTTTATACGGATAGGGATTAATAACCTGGCAGGTGTACCATCAGTTGTCTTTGGGTTGTTTGGTTTAGCTATTTTTGTTAAGTATTTTGGTTTTGGGGTATCTATTTTGTCTGGTTCTGCTACACTGGCTATTGTAATTTTGCCGACAATAATCAGAGCTTCTGAAGAGGCATTACTGGCTGTGCCGGATGAATATAGACATGCTTCACTTGCTATGGGAGCTACCCCCTGGCAGACAGTAAAAAAGGTTACCTTACCTGCGGCAATGCCAGGAATTTTGACTGGTGTTATACTTGGGGTAGGTCGTGTTGCCGGTGAAACAGCCCCGATTATTTTTACAGCAGCAACCTTTTTCTCTATTAAACTACCCTCTTCTATCTTTAGTGAAGTAATGGCTTTACCCTATCATATATATGCCCTGGTTACTGCTGGTACAATGCCGCATAAACAGACAGCCCTGGCCTATGGTACAGCGGTAGTTTTATTGGGTTTAGTATTGTTTATCAATCTTATTGCTATTGTACTACGGATAAGATATAGTAATAAGATTAAAAAATAA
- the pstC gene encoding phosphate ABC transporter permease subunit PstC translates to MLDWKSKEKVVRIALLFFAISSILFLTGIVIVLFREGFYIFEQVGVFKFIFGKDWYPTYEPPDFGILPLLSGSLLVTLGAMVIAVPIGVSSAIFISYILPKKLKNVVKPMIEMLAGVPSVIYGLFGMKILAPFLRELFNLPTGLTALNASIMLGIMAMPTIVSLSEDALTSVPKKFRDASLALGGTKWETISKIIMPTASSGIVTATILGIGRAIGETMTVLMVAGGAAVIPKTILKPVRPMTASIAAEMGEAPVGSEHYHALFGIAIVLFIITLAFNITADFISSRFKKRVSGK, encoded by the coding sequence ATGTTAGACTGGAAGAGTAAAGAAAAGGTAGTCAGGATAGCCTTACTGTTTTTTGCTATATCTTCTATTCTATTCCTAACAGGGATAGTTATAGTTTTATTCAGGGAAGGTTTCTATATATTTGAACAGGTAGGTGTATTCAAATTTATATTTGGCAAGGATTGGTATCCTACTTATGAACCCCCTGACTTTGGTATTCTGCCATTATTATCCGGGTCATTGTTGGTTACCCTAGGGGCAATGGTGATAGCAGTTCCTATAGGTGTATCTTCAGCCATATTTATTTCTTATATTTTGCCTAAAAAATTAAAGAATGTTGTTAAACCAATGATAGAGATGTTAGCAGGGGTTCCTTCTGTAATTTATGGTCTGTTTGGTATGAAGATATTAGCCCCTTTCCTCAGGGAATTATTTAATCTCCCTACAGGATTAACTGCCCTTAATGCTTCAATAATGCTTGGTATTATGGCTATGCCTACAATTGTGAGTTTGTCAGAAGATGCCCTTACTTCTGTACCCAAAAAGTTTCGTGATGCATCACTGGCTCTTGGGGGGACTAAATGGGAAACAATAAGTAAAATTATCATGCCCACAGCGTCATCTGGGATTGTAACAGCGACTATTTTAGGAATAGGAAGGGCTATTGGGGAGACAATGACAGTTTTAATGGTTGCTGGAGGGGCGGCAGTTATACCTAAAACAATTTTAAAACCAGTTAGACCGATGACTGCTTCTATTGCTGCGGAAATGGGTGAAGCACCAGTTGGCAGTGAACATTACCATGCACTATTTGGAATAGCTATTGTGCTTTTTATAATTACCCTGGCTTTTAATATTACGGCTGATTTTATATCAAGTAGATTTAAAAAAAGGGTGAGTGGGAAATGA
- a CDS encoding phosphate ABC transporter substrate-binding protein: protein MLRKIMVFTFIAMMVVSGFAFAGSITIVGSSTVLPVAQRAAEVYMQRNNDVDISVRGGGSGTGIATLVDGACDIADASRFIKDKEVKNAVANGIYPVPHRVALDGIAVVVNPANPVKKLSLEEIKGIYTGEITNWKEVGGNNAEIVVISRDSSSGTFAAFGELALDEEKVTPNALLQASNGAVAGVVSENKDAIGYVGLGYLSPSLQAVDVNGVECSLDTVKSGAYAISRALFMFTNGWPTGTTADFINFILSEEGQEIVGEQGYVRLF from the coding sequence ATGTTAAGGAAAATAATGGTTTTCACCTTTATTGCTATGATGGTTGTTTCTGGTTTTGCTTTCGCTGGATCTATTACTATTGTTGGTTCGTCAACTGTTTTACCTGTTGCACAAAGAGCTGCGGAGGTATATATGCAGAGAAATAATGATGTTGATATCTCTGTAAGGGGTGGTGGTTCTGGGACAGGTATTGCTACTTTAGTTGATGGTGCCTGTGATATAGCTGATGCCTCAAGGTTTATTAAAGATAAAGAGGTTAAGAATGCTGTTGCCAATGGTATTTATCCTGTACCACACCGGGTTGCCCTTGATGGGATAGCAGTAGTAGTTAATCCGGCTAATCCGGTTAAAAAGCTATCTTTAGAAGAAATTAAAGGTATTTATACTGGTGAAATTACTAACTGGAAGGAAGTTGGCGGTAATAACGCTGAAATAGTTGTAATTTCCCGTGACTCCAGTTCCGGTACCTTTGCAGCCTTTGGGGAATTAGCCCTTGATGAAGAAAAAGTAACACCGAATGCTTTATTGCAGGCCTCCAATGGTGCTGTTGCTGGTGTAGTATCAGAAAACAAAGATGCTATAGGCTATGTAGGTCTGGGATACCTGAGTCCAAGTCTGCAGGCTGTAGATGTTAATGGTGTTGAGTGTAGTTTAGATACAGTAAAATCTGGTGCATATGCAATCTCACGTGCCCTCTTTATGTTTACTAATGGCTGGCCTACAGGGACAACAGCTGACTTTATTAATTTTATTTTAAGTGAAGAAGGGCAAGAAATAGTAGGGGAACAGGGGTATGTTAGACTCTTTTAG